The DNA segment TAGATTGATTATAAATTGTATTTACTGTCATTTCTTTGTCATTGGTACGTTAATAAATTTTACTTTTGTGGACGTTTTGGTGAAGGACTCAAGTTTAAACATCAATTACGTTTATAAAGTTTTTTAAAAAATAGCATAAAATACTCATTATGAGGGATATCTCATTGATCATTAGAAGAGTTTGGAAGTCGGCGTTCATGTTTACGGCTCTATCTGTTTTAATCGTTTCTGCAACACAAGCGCAAGATGTAGTGGAGGGAAGAAAAATATTTAAAGATAAATGTGCTTCTTGTCACCAATTAGACCGCAACAGTACAGGCCCTGCTTTAACACCTAAGCTGAATGAGCTGGATGAAGCCTTTGCCATTAAATGGATCAGGAACTGGAAAGCCCTGGTTGACGCTGGTGATAAAACTGCGATTGAGGCTGCGAAGTTCTCTCCGGCAGAAATGACCACTTTCCCAACTTTGACTGATGAGCAGATCAAAAGTGTGATTGCCTATGCAAAAGCAGGCGAGCCTAAAAAAGCAGAAGATCCAAATGCAGCGAAGGCCAGTGCGGGTTCCGATGAGGTTTCTAACTTCTCTATTGCAGGTATTGCTTTAATTATCCTGATCTCTATAGCCGTATTGGTTGTTTTAGGCCGTGCAGTGAAAATGCTGGAGCGTTTAATTCTTCAGAAACAAGGTGTTGAAATTGTTGAAGAAGACAATGTTTCCTTCAGCGTGGGTGTCCGCAGGTTGTTTAAAAACAAAAAATTCATTTTGTTCTTTATCCTGTGCATTGTTATTGCCTTAGGTTCATTTGGATGGATGGGGATGTGGAATACCGGTGTGCATACCGGGTACCAGCCGGTTCAGCCGATCAAGTTCTCTCATGAGCTGCATGCCGGGGTGAACCAGATTGACTGTCAGTATTGCCACGCAGGTGCATTTAAATCTAAGAATGCAACAATTCCTTCGGTGAATGTTTGTATGAACTGTCACAAATCAGTACAGGCTACTGAAAAATATAACGGGGAGATCTCTCCTGAGATCCAAAAGATCTATACAGCTATTGGTTATGACCCAAGTACACTGACTTACGACAAATCGAAAGAAAAACCAGTAGAGTGGGTTCGTGTACACAACTTGCCTGACTTTGCTTATTTCAACCACTCACAACACGTTGTGGTTGGTGAGGAAGCGATAAGAAAAGAAAAAGGTTTACAGCCAAATGAGCCGGTATGTTTTGCTTGTCACGGACCGGTTGACACGATGGAAGAGATTTACCAGTATTCTCCGCTGACGATGAAATGGTGTATCAACTGCCATAAAGATGCTGAGATCTCGGGTAAAGACAATGCTTTCTATACCAAAGTGATTGAAGCCCATGAGAAAATCAAAAAAGGGGAAAAAATTACGCCTGCATTGTTAGGTGGATTAGAGTGTGGTAAGTGCCACTATTAATAGAGTTTAATAACAAAGAACGTTCGATAACAGTAATATAGCTTAAATGGAAAGCAATAAAAAATACTGGAAAGGCTTAGAAGAGTATAACAACACTCCGGATTTTGTTGAAAACAACAAAAACGAATTTGCTGAGCCCCTTCCAATAGAAGATGTTTTAAATGAAGCAGGGTTAAGTACAGTAACTCCACGCCGCGACTTTTTAAAGGCTTTAGGCTTTGGGTTAGGTGCGGTAACACTTGCAGCTTGTCAGACCGCCCCTGTTCATAAGGCAATTCCTTATGTGATTAAACCTGAAGAGGTTGTGCCGGGTATCCCTAACTATTATGTGTCAAGTTTTAACGGGCAGCCTGTACTGGTAAAAACCAGGGAAGGAAGACCTATTAAAATAGAGGCAAATCCTAATGCAGGTGTATTTAACTGTGGAACTGATGCACAGGCACAGGCTTCTGTACTGGATCTGTATGATGTATCTAAACTAAAATCGCCTTTATTAAAAGAGAACGAAACTACCTGGGCAAAAGTAGATGAGTTTGTAAAAGGAGAATTAAATAAAGCACAGGCTTCGGGTAAAAAGATCAGGATTGTTTCTTCTTCTGTAAACAGTCCGTCTACCAAGGCTGTTATTGCTGATTTTGCTGCTGCTTATCCGAATACGAAACATGTACAGTACGATGCAGTTTCTTATACAGGTATCATTAAAGCGAATGAAAGTACTTTTGGTAAAGCAGTTGTTCCAAAATATAAATTTGATAAAGCTGATCTGATCGTAAGTTTTGGGGCAGACTTTTTAGGTACCTGGATCAGTGGAGAGGAATTTACGGCCCAGTATGTATCCAACAGGAACCATACTTCGTTGAAAAACGGTAAAATGTCGCGCCACTTCCAGTTTGAGGCAGGGATGAGCCTGACAGGTACCAATGCAGATACCAGGGTTCCGGTAAAATTATCGGAAGAGGGACCTGCACTGATTACCTTATACAATGCAATTACAGGGAGTAATTTAGCAGGAGCAGCGCTTCCTAACAATGTTACTGCCGATAAGGCGCTTAAATTAGTTGCGAAAGAATTACTGCAAAATAAAGGAAAAGCACTGGTTGTTTCCGGTTCGAATGATATATCTACCCAGATTCTGGTAAATGCGATCAATTCGGCAATCGGCAGCTACGGTACCACTATCGATCTGGATAATCCGAATAAGCGTTATGCAGGTAATGATGCCGAATTTGCTGAGTTCATTAATGAAATGAACAAGGGCGAGATTGCTGCGGTATTTTTCCTGGACAGCAATCCTGTTTATGATGTAGCAAATAGCAAAGCGTTTACTGAGGCTTTGGCTAAGGTTGCTTTAAAAGTATCTTTCTCTGACCGTAAAGATGAGACTTCAACTTTATGTGATGTGATTGCGATCAATCATAATTACCTGGAAGCATGGGGTGATGCCAATATATACGAAGGATACTATTCTATCGTACAGCCTACAATTAACCCGGTATTTAACTCGCGCCAGGCAGAAGAAAGCTTGTTAACCTGGTCTGATGCCCCTGTTAAAGAATACTATCAATATGTACGCAATAACTGGGAAAAAAACATACTGCCTACTTTTGGTAAAGGATGGAAAGAGGTATTGCAAGCAGGTGTGTTTGCTGCTGCAGAGAAACCTGCAGGTGCATATAGCGTAGGTTTATCGCTTGATGCAGCCGCTGCAGCTATCGTAAATAACAGTAAGGCACTGGCTAAGAACAAAGTAGAGTTACAGGTATACGAAAGTATCCCGATGCGTGACGGTAAACATGCAAATAATGCATTTTTACAGGAATTGCCAGATCCGGTTTCTAAAGTAACCTGGGACAATTACATTGCCCTGGCACCTAAATATGCTGAAAAGCTGGGTTATAAAGAGTTTGACATTGTTACTGTAAAAGGTGAAAATGGTTATACAATTGAATTGCCTGTGCTGATCCAGCCCGGACAAGCTATGGGTACTGCATCTATTGCTTTAGGCTATGGACGTACTAAGGTGGGTAAGGCTGGTGATAACGTTGGAAAAAATGCTTTCCCGTTTGTAAGCCTGGTTAACGGGACTTCAAAGTACACCACCACGGTAGAGCTTTCGGGAACGGGAAGAAGAGAAGAGCTTGCACAAACACAAACGCACTATTCTTTTGAAGGCAGGAATGTAATCCGCGAGGCTACATTTGCAGAATATAAAAAGAATCCGGCAGCTGGTTCAGGTAATGACCACGCTAAACATAAAACTTACGATTTATGGGATAAATACGAGAAACCAGGCAACAACTGGGTGATGGCAATCGATCTGAATGCTTGTACAGGTTGTGGTTCTTGTATTGTTGCCTGTAACGTAGAAAATAACATTCCGGTTGTAGGCAAAGACGAAGTACGCAGACGCAGGGAAATGCACTGGATCCGTATTGACCGTTACTACAGCTTCAACCAGGAAGGTGATGCCCATGCGGAGCATGCAGCACCTGGTCATGGTAATGGTATTAATGCCGTAACTAAAGAAAAAGAGATTGCGCACCTGGACGAGAACCAGATGAACAATGTTTCTGTTGTACATCAGCCGATGCTTTGTCAGCATTGCGACCATGCACCATGTGAAACAGTTTGTCCGGTACTGGCAACGGTACACTCATCGGATGGTTTGAACCACATGGCTTATAACCGTTGCGTAGGTACCCGTTACTGTGCAAACAACTGTCCATATAAAGTACGTCGTTTCAACTGGTTCAACTACTGGAACGATTCACGTTTTGACAATTACCTGAACAATGAATTTACACAGCTGGTGCTTAACCCTGATGTAACTACACGTTCAAGAGGTGTGATGGAAAAATGTTCGATGTGTATCCAGCGTATCCAGGCTGGTAAACTGCAGGCCAAAATTGAAAAACGTCCGTTGAAAGATGGCGACATCAAAATGGCATGTCAGCAGGCTTGTTCGGCAAATGCCATCATATTTGGTGATTCCAATGATCCGGAATCGGAAGTTTCCAAAGCATTACGTAGTGAGCGCATTTACTATGTTTTAGAGGAGATCAACGTTCAGCCGGGAATCGGTTATATGACGAAAATTAGAAATACAGATACAACAGTACAAGCGTGAGAGCGCGTAAGCTGATATTAAAAGAAATATAAATTATGTCAGGACATAACGAATCAATATTAAGAGAACCATTAATCACCGGCAAGGATATCACGTATGCAAAGATTACGGATGATATTTTAATGCCGGTTGAGAACAAGCCAAACAGGGCATGGTGGATAGGATTTACCGTAGCACTTTGCGGAGCCTTACTATGGGTGGTAGCTGTGAGCTATACCTTCTGGTTTGGTATAGGTGCCTGGGGATTAAATAAAACAGTTGGATGGGCATGGGACATCACCGGCTTCGTATGGTGGGTAGGTATTGGTCACGCAGGAACGCTGATCTCTGCAGTACTGTTGCTTTTCCGTCAGAACTGGCGTAACTCCATTAACCGTTCGGCAGAGGCGATGACGATCTTCGCCGTTATTTGTGCCGCAACCTATGTAGTTTCCCACATGGGAAGGCCATGGCTGGCTTACTGGGTATTGCCATTACCAAATCAGTTCGGTTCATTATGGGTTAACTTTAACTCTCCGCTGGTTTGGGATATGTTTGCGATCTCTACTTACTTCTCGGTATCACTGTTGTTCTGGTATACAGGTTTACTGCCTGATATCGCGACGATCCGTGACCGTGCAACAGGCGTAAAGAGAAAAGTTTATTCTATATTGTCATTTGGATGGGCAGGAAACGTAAAGACATGGCAACGCTTTGAGGCTGT comes from the Pedobacter heparinus DSM 2366 genome and includes:
- a CDS encoding TAT-variant-translocated molybdopterin oxidoreductase; amino-acid sequence: MESNKKYWKGLEEYNNTPDFVENNKNEFAEPLPIEDVLNEAGLSTVTPRRDFLKALGFGLGAVTLAACQTAPVHKAIPYVIKPEEVVPGIPNYYVSSFNGQPVLVKTREGRPIKIEANPNAGVFNCGTDAQAQASVLDLYDVSKLKSPLLKENETTWAKVDEFVKGELNKAQASGKKIRIVSSSVNSPSTKAVIADFAAAYPNTKHVQYDAVSYTGIIKANESTFGKAVVPKYKFDKADLIVSFGADFLGTWISGEEFTAQYVSNRNHTSLKNGKMSRHFQFEAGMSLTGTNADTRVPVKLSEEGPALITLYNAITGSNLAGAALPNNVTADKALKLVAKELLQNKGKALVVSGSNDISTQILVNAINSAIGSYGTTIDLDNPNKRYAGNDAEFAEFINEMNKGEIAAVFFLDSNPVYDVANSKAFTEALAKVALKVSFSDRKDETSTLCDVIAINHNYLEAWGDANIYEGYYSIVQPTINPVFNSRQAEESLLTWSDAPVKEYYQYVRNNWEKNILPTFGKGWKEVLQAGVFAAAEKPAGAYSVGLSLDAAAAAIVNNSKALAKNKVELQVYESIPMRDGKHANNAFLQELPDPVSKVTWDNYIALAPKYAEKLGYKEFDIVTVKGENGYTIELPVLIQPGQAMGTASIALGYGRTKVGKAGDNVGKNAFPFVSLVNGTSKYTTTVELSGTGRREELAQTQTHYSFEGRNVIREATFAEYKKNPAAGSGNDHAKHKTYDLWDKYEKPGNNWVMAIDLNACTGCGSCIVACNVENNIPVVGKDEVRRRREMHWIRIDRYYSFNQEGDAHAEHAAPGHGNGINAVTKEKEIAHLDENQMNNVSVVHQPMLCQHCDHAPCETVCPVLATVHSSDGLNHMAYNRCVGTRYCANNCPYKVRRFNWFNYWNDSRFDNYLNNEFTQLVLNPDVTTRSRGVMEKCSMCIQRIQAGKLQAKIEKRPLKDGDIKMACQQACSANAIIFGDSNDPESEVSKALRSERIYYVLEEINVQPGIGYMTKIRNTDTTVQA
- a CDS encoding c-type cytochrome produces the protein MRDISLIIRRVWKSAFMFTALSVLIVSATQAQDVVEGRKIFKDKCASCHQLDRNSTGPALTPKLNELDEAFAIKWIRNWKALVDAGDKTAIEAAKFSPAEMTTFPTLTDEQIKSVIAYAKAGEPKKAEDPNAAKASAGSDEVSNFSIAGIALIILISIAVLVVLGRAVKMLERLILQKQGVEIVEEDNVSFSVGVRRLFKNKKFILFFILCIVIALGSFGWMGMWNTGVHTGYQPVQPIKFSHELHAGVNQIDCQYCHAGAFKSKNATIPSVNVCMNCHKSVQATEKYNGEISPEIQKIYTAIGYDPSTLTYDKSKEKPVEWVRVHNLPDFAYFNHSQHVVVGEEAIRKEKGLQPNEPVCFACHGPVDTMEEIYQYSPLTMKWCINCHKDAEISGKDNAFYTKVIEAHEKIKKGEKITPALLGGLECGKCHY